TTGATTACTATTTTGAATCTAGATTCTATTcaccaacccatgagctaaatctcatagggttcagattacttgatgaaacttttatttccaTTATTGGCCATAGCTTAGATTAGCTTTAATTTACTGTTTTATTCAATTGTATTTATGAATAGCGTGTGTGTAATCTCTAGACATAGGTGAATATGCAacatgtttataaaattaatctaattctgaCAAGGTTAGGTTAGTTagatcaaaattgaatgatatgaaactacaccaaaacagacttttagcggtattttttaaaagtgaaagcgcccaaaaaatgccgctattgacATCGTTGCTAACGTTTtcggcgtttttagaaataaacgccgctaaaagtcatgaccTATAGcggccgctaaaagtcatgaccTATAGcggccgctaaaagtcatgacctttagcggcgcttctcccacaaacgccgctataggtcatgacttttagcggcgctttactaTAAACAccgctatagatcatgacttttagcggcgtttttttcacgaacgccactatagatcatgacttttagcggcacttctCCAACAATCGCCGCTAGagatcatgacttttagcggcgcttttccaacaAACGCTGCTATAagtcatgacttttagcggcgcttttcccacaaacgccgctatagatcattACTTTTAGCGGTGCCTTTTTTATAAACGCCGCTAGATAACACGACCTTTAAcgacatttttttaaaaaaaaggcacTAATTTTAGCAGatttgtataataaaatttttcacattttcagCTCTCTTGTAGCATAGAAAGAAGCCAAAAgcaaaaaatctaaataatatttcaaattaaacgaatgatgtataatataaatattaataaatgaaatataattcatattattcttaaaataatgttaaaagttaaaatgatagaaatatttataCGATAGTCTAAGATGGCGGAGGTTGcaactgctgaaacatcttcatcatattctaaAACTGTTGTTGGAGTTCGTCGTATTTTCTTCTCtactctgcttccctcgctgcagccTTTGCTTCTCTCGTTGCTGCCTCTGCTTCCCTCACTGCTGCCTGTGCTTCCCTCGCTGTTGCATCTgttttaagttgtagctggagttcttcatattttctttgaaccTCAACTTCCCTCGATGCTGCCTCCGCTTCCCTCGCTGTTGCAtttgctttaagttgtagctggagttcttcatattttctttgaacctcagcttctctcgatgctgcCTCTACTTTAAGTTAAGTAATTTGCTCAACTGTGGTCACTtacatctggtctcttaacctctgaacttcaacTTGAGCCTAACTCCCGAAGGTATATATtgttgcgagctggatccaaaatattgagttaggttaacaaaagatccttgaaatcgaacccgaccatacctttcaggacccaaaacttcagtaataatctgGTTATCAACATCGTCAAGATGAACAAAACTATCACtcgaagcaatcgcttcgtactctgcctttttattctttagtttctcctaataaataaatcaaatagttaggaacacaatatatattataaaaacaaatgcaacataacttaacaatatttgcattacaaacaatgaattaaaccattagaaaataaacactataaatatttatacgatagtctttttattaaataaacataccaaaatttcTACAGCTTCAGGAGTTATAGGAGATCCATatttcttcttatgtgtaatttcaaaaagctGAAGGCATctaactttttgaccggacgacagttcctacaatatagtagtgaaaatattatttaatgaaaagtaataaatatttgacactattaataaattcaaaatacttcggcctcagctacacaagcaaaacttttcgacccagcaGTGTGagtgaatttatgtttttgccTGCTGCTTTTTGCAATTCGTTCAcaatcctacgttatgaaattattattacatatatagtaaatactataaaccgaaataattataagagtttggaagtacATAATACATCtcttttctttgaattccaaaatctaaccgcatcttcccattggtacctcagcattcccggcgggacattttgcaatttctcttcgagggttgtttttgtcttaaaataatctttctttaaagtacttttatggtctctccatctttttcccaatgccttctttacataagtattcgagacctctaaagcaaacctcgcctacaaaaaacacaagttaaaaaaataaatataaatgaaacttaaacccaagtattataaatgacattaacgttttgttaccttagtattatcgagagcttgatttttgttactatcaggcatttgatgccatgactcgtagttgataggcaacatatttgcatttcgTGCTAAGATGCCCAAATAGCCTACTAAAattcgagcttctgatccaacaggctgaccaaaattGTTTCAACATaatttgacacgctcgactggatctaactcgtataaatctTTAAGTAGCATACGTCcgcgacctctgcgcgtcccaccactTTTAGctaaaaaatggtatattataatataagtatttgaaaaagaaatcaacaataAGTTAAcaagcatgtaaattaaatgtaaaattactttgaacttctgtaaGTTCGtcaggtgtaatcggaacattcgaagatccaataacagtctgttgttcactatttttttcttcCGAGTTTGGAGTATTTTGAACAATACTTAGATCTCACACTTtttttctaggcattttatctgcaacacacataaaatagttgaaaatttagtaactaattacaacaataacaacacataaaatagttgaaatatttaataagagcaagatttgaattatgatattacatataattaaaaaatcgtaaaatcttactacatcataactcgtaaatatcttcatccgtgtcctggcgaacccattgaaattgtgtactagtactagggatattttcgtttaagttttgttctggaaagggcaaagtttctgatctgttgtcgatgttatctctacttccattgcccatgtcaaacaaatctctagggatgttacggagtacaacgtaccaaccttcatcagttggatcttttgagtaaaaaacttatttgacttgagaataaaatacatacggcttatctatcaattgttgtcctgtgtgaatcaaccGAGAGAAGTtgaccattgtaaaaccaaattggtATTGCTTACTTccacgagcagtattaacatcagcccaatcccctcgaaataagacaactttccatttgccgtggtaatccaactcaattatgttcGTAAGAAGTTCGAAATACTCGACATTTCCCTCAACAGGATtgttgtccctagcactagcataacttgtaattgaagaattaacaactattccacaattttgagttctcctcaatctctcgcgatatggtgtatgaaatctgaatccgttgatgacgAAGGCACTATATCTTTAAACCACTCTATtcggaccttgggaaagccatttaacttcgtcatcaacgttcttcccactccaaacctattgaatggaaagtaaactgagtaattatatatgttatgagaaaacattattatttgttaggAAAAGCTTCAACTGCATACCGTTTgtcttaaccattcatgaaaagattctgtaaacaacttattgatctCTCGATCTTGTAATCTTTGAGAGCGCgcacgagatctcaatatttgtttgtactcactatgttaaaaaaaggttcactttgttagaagataaacaatttataattgacgaatatccatcaaatttctagaacttactttCGTAATGGTTCCATTAaatcgtggtgaaacagaaaaTATCGAtatgcttgtacccacgataaatcatctaattcttcaatttcaactttgccgattgattctttaaaaattttaaataaataagtatcaGTGAAGTTATCAGTGAGTTCAGCATTTCTACTTGGTCtattcaaccttgtttcaacatcttccaaatatcttgaacagaaTGCCATACATTCCTtagccaagtagccttcagcaatcgatccttctggataacgcttgttgcggcagtaagacttcaatttggataggaacctaaacatgCACGAtgtacaacattatcaaaaattgTAACTTAAGGCTtataggtgaatgaaggaaaattttacaaaGAAATTAACACATTTCTATGGGATCGATAGAAAATGGGTCCACGAAGTATTGCTTTATGAAGGAGATGGATTACCAAGTGCACCATAATTGTGAAGAAgaaaggtgggaagattttctccaagttgcatcgtagagcaactggcagcaaatcttgcatcaagaagtgatagtcatgtgattttaaggaatatagtcttcgatctttaatACTAACACATcaagatatatttgatgcatacgcatctggaacctttatgtccttcaacaccatgcaaaacACTTTTTTTCCGTCTTcaacattgaaaaaatagaaggcgacaactgatatttcccattcggaagtggtTGGGGATAAATATTAGGTCGAATTCCCATGTTGACTAAAttaagtcgactctgaagattgtcttttgattttccattGACATTCAAAATTATACCGATAATGTTCTTGCAatcgacattcaaaattgtaccgaTAATGTTCTCGcaaacatttttctcaatgtgcatgaCATTAAGATTGTGTTGTAAAAGTTGATGATCCCAATAAGacaactcaaaaaaatacttctttttttccacagttccacctcattaggatcatcctcttcatcagagtcatcatcagcttcatcatttgatctccTATTTTGTTACGTGTTTGGcagttggttcatcttcccataattaaaattcatatcttccaacatgaacaagatttaaGATCCActggtctgcgaaggagcttctcttaactcttcagtaccgtcaaatacagaactctgaaatctaaatctatgattttttgATAACCACCGACGATGTCCCATGttagagaacttcttcccattataTAATCATTGCAAACATGTTTGCGAagcacaacaaggacaagcataacgacccttggtactccaaccagataaatttgcataagcggggaagtcattaatagtccacatcaaagctgaaCGCAAATTGAAGTTCTCCTTTCTTAGTACATCGTATGTCTcaacaccagcccataattgttttaactcctcaataagtggctgtaaataaatgtcgatgtCATTCCCGAGACCTTTCTCTCTAGgaataatcatagataagataagggaagattgcttcatgcaaatccacggaggtaaattgtaaggaacaagcactacagGCCAGGTACTGTATgcagtgctcatgatcttgtaaggattaaatccatcagatgctggcccaagcctcacactcctaggatcgcttgcaaagcttggaaatttactttcaaatgatttccaagctgtAGAATCTACCggatgccttagtaatccatcattggttcgtccatcatggtgccacgtcattgacttgGCCGTCTTcgatgacatgaaaagcctCTAAAGCCTTGGTATTAGcaaaaaatatcacaaaatctTATTTGGCTTCTTCCTTGACTGTGCGTCATTTTCATCGTCATTCCCatcatttgtttttctattcATCCAACGGGATTAGCCGCATACATGACAACACTGCTGGTTTTTCGATtaccccaatacaacatgcagtcatttgggcaactatgaattttgttgtacccaagacctaaatcttttatcattttcttcatatttttacatgagtgaggaatttttttaaacggaaacatatctctcaaaaactctaacagcattgtcaaagagtttTCAGTCCACCcttccaaacattttaactgaaaaagacgaatacaaaatgacatttttaaaaattttgatcccttataaagttcttcgttcatgtcattaagtagtgCATAGAACTTcaccgcttctccattcggctcttcatgagaTACACTTCTTCCCGATTCGGTAAAAGAATTTCCACCAAGATTACAATCATCAGCTGCCACAAAGTCGGCTGGGAACGACTGCAAACCATGAtggtgcatattaaatgcatcccgcaacatcccttccatgtcatcccctctaacagactgatggtaagcagtaccatcataagatacatccatctttgaagaggaagtactaggcgggcattctccatgaaaaatccattgtttataacctcgaacaaacccatcaacaattaaatgctcgtatacaacttcacgataatgccagtttatgttgacacacttttTACATGGgaaaagaatcatgttctcttggcttgcatattgaaatgcaaaatttagaaaag
The nucleotide sequence above comes from Gossypium raimondii isolate GPD5lz chromosome 13, ASM2569854v1, whole genome shotgun sequence. Encoded proteins:
- the LOC105783240 gene encoding uncharacterized protein LOC105783240 isoform X2; this encodes MLPINYESWHQMPDSNKNQALDNTKARFALEVSNTYVKKALGKRWRDHKSTLKKDYFKTKTTLEEKLQNVPPGMLRYQWEDAVRFWNSKKRDELSSGQKVRCLQLFEITHKKKYGSPITPEAVEILEKLKNKKAEYEAIASSDSFVHLDDVDNQIITEVLGPERYGRVRFQGSFVNLTQYFGSSSQQYIPSGVRLKLKFRG
- the LOC105783240 gene encoding uncharacterized protein LOC105783240 isoform X1 — translated: MDRSWMNLSRVSDGYRNGVQTFLNFAFQYASQENMILFPCKKCVNINWHYREVVYEHLIVDGFVRGYKQWIFHGECPPSTSSSKMDVSYDGTAYHQSVRGDDMEGMLRDAFNMHHHGLQSFPADFVAADDCNLGGNSFTESGRSVSHEEPNGEAVKFYALLNDMNEELYKGSKFLKMSFCIRLFQLKCLEGWTENSLTMLLEFLRDMFPFKKIPHSCKNMKKMIKDLGLGYNKIHSCPNDCMLYWGNRKTSSVVMYAANPVG